A region from the Salicibibacter cibarius genome encodes:
- a CDS encoding small multi-drug export protein, giving the protein MDVFLQYLFVFFVSMIPFLEVTLTVPTGIIAFNFSTITVLIVAVFGNAVSVLIFIFFGAEIKKLFNTIYNKLRMKDRTPSGINPKIKRTFDRFGVIGVCFLSSILFSSQIGATTMTTLGGSRSQVFIWTNLGVGFLAVILAILSVMAEELVSSFVNLT; this is encoded by the coding sequence ATGGACGTATTTCTCCAGTATCTTTTTGTTTTTTTTGTAAGCATGATCCCTTTCCTTGAGGTAACGTTAACGGTGCCAACGGGAATTATAGCTTTCAACTTTTCGACGATAACGGTTTTAATCGTTGCTGTTTTTGGTAATGCGGTGAGTGTCCTTATCTTTATATTTTTTGGAGCTGAAATAAAAAAACTTTTTAACACCATATACAATAAACTTCGAATGAAGGATCGTACCCCCTCCGGAATTAATCCGAAAATCAAAAGAACATTCGATCGTTTCGGTGTAATCGGAGTCTGTTTTTTATCATCTATTTTGTTTAGCAGCCAAATCGGTGCTACGACAATGACGACGCTGGGGGGATCAAGAAGCCAAGTGTTTATTTGGACAAATCTGGGGGTCGGCTTTCTTGCAGTAATATTGGCAATATTGTCTGTCATGGCAGAAGAATTGGTTTCCTCATTCGTGAATTTAACATAA
- a CDS encoding glycine betaine ABC transporter substrate-binding protein has protein sequence MHLLKQGKWVLALSLSTFSLASCGDADSDEASDDESNETGGENGEIELTYVAWESEVASNNVIALVLEEAGYDVNLNQVEQAIMWQSVAQGDADGFVAGWLPSDMATDYERYGDEMVDLGPNLEGNRTGLAVPDYMDVTSIEEVTSNNFDEITGIDPGAGVVDSTEQAVEAYDLDISLQTSSDAAMTAALGSAIENEEPIVVTAWEPHWKFNTYDIRFLEDPEGIYEEEEEIRTMVREGLEEDEPEAYQILDNFYWETDDMNEVMLDIAENEMEPRDAAQAWIDDNRDMVDEWLDADSEE, from the coding sequence ATGCATTTATTAAAACAGGGCAAGTGGGTTTTGGCCCTTTCGCTTAGCACATTTAGTCTTGCCTCATGTGGAGATGCTGATTCCGATGAAGCGTCCGACGACGAGTCAAACGAAACCGGAGGTGAAAACGGAGAAATCGAACTCACCTACGTTGCCTGGGAATCCGAAGTGGCTTCAAACAATGTTATTGCGCTTGTTTTGGAAGAGGCAGGTTATGATGTGAATTTAAATCAAGTCGAGCAGGCTATCATGTGGCAAAGTGTCGCCCAAGGGGATGCGGATGGCTTTGTCGCCGGTTGGTTGCCTTCGGATATGGCGACTGATTATGAACGTTATGGAGATGAAATGGTCGATCTAGGCCCAAATTTAGAAGGGAACCGTACCGGACTGGCCGTTCCTGATTATATGGATGTAACGAGTATTGAGGAAGTAACTTCCAACAACTTTGATGAAATCACCGGAATTGACCCTGGTGCAGGGGTCGTGGATTCAACCGAGCAAGCCGTAGAAGCGTATGATTTAGACATTTCTCTGCAAACGTCAAGTGATGCCGCCATGACTGCAGCATTAGGGAGCGCGATTGAAAATGAAGAACCGATTGTAGTAACGGCATGGGAACCACACTGGAAATTTAACACATATGACATTCGTTTCCTCGAGGATCCTGAAGGCATTTATGAAGAAGAGGAAGAAATCCGCACGATGGTCCGGGAAGGGCTGGAAGAGGATGAACCGGAAGCCTATCAGATTCTCGACAACTTCTATTGGGAAACCGACGATATGAACGAGGTCATGCTCGACATCGCCGAAAATGAAATGGAGCCGCGAGATGCGGCACAAGCGTGGATTGATGATAATCGGGACATGGTTGATGAATGGTTGGATGCCGACAGCGAAGAATAA
- a CDS encoding glycine betaine ABC transporter substrate-binding protein: MVAWESEIASSNVIGNVLEEAGYDVQLTTLEMSPMWQSVAQGDADAFVAAWLPSDMQHEYEEYGDDMVELGPNLEGNRIGLAVPEYMDVTSIEEVTPDNFDQIVGIDGGAGIMNATEDAIEAYDLDINLMTSSDAAMTAELGAAIENEEPIVVTGWQPHWKFNTYDIRFLDDPLDVYDEEEEIRTMVREGLEEDEPEAYQILDNFYWETDDMNEVMLNIEENDMEPADAAQAWIDDNRDTVDEWLDTGSEE, from the coding sequence TTGGTAGCCTGGGAATCCGAAATCGCTTCCTCCAATGTAATTGGCAATGTATTAGAAGAAGCAGGCTATGATGTTCAATTAACGACGTTAGAAATGAGCCCGATGTGGCAAAGTGTTGCCCAGGGAGATGCGGATGCCTTTGTCGCCGCTTGGCTGCCTTCAGATATGCAACATGAATACGAGGAATATGGCGATGACATGGTCGAATTGGGACCCAATTTGGAAGGCAACAGAATCGGTTTGGCCGTACCTGAATATATGGATGTGACAAGCATCGAAGAAGTGACTCCCGACAATTTTGATCAAATCGTAGGGATTGATGGTGGCGCAGGCATTATGAATGCAACCGAAGACGCCATTGAAGCATATGATCTCGACATTAATCTGATGACATCGAGCGATGCCGCGATGACAGCCGAATTGGGGGCAGCTATTGAAAATGAAGAACCGATTGTAGTCACGGGTTGGCAGCCGCACTGGAAATTTAACACGTATGACATACGCTTTCTCGATGATCCGTTAGACGTCTACGATGAAGAAGAAGAAATCCGGACAATGGTACGGGAAGGGCTTGAAGAAGATGAACCGGAAGCTTATCAAATTCTCGATAACTTCTATTGGGAAACCGACGATATGAACGAAGTCATGCTCAACATCGAAGAAAATGATATGGAACCGGCGGATGCTGCCCAAGCATGGATCGATGACAATCGAGACACAGTTGATGAATGGTTGGATACCGGCAGCGAAGAATAG
- a CDS encoding GbsR/MarR family transcriptional regulator encodes MDDIRKEKKAELEEGNRSIEDSIADTMDIYGYTRSVGRIYAILYLHGEPMTLDDLRHELGMSKGSMSLGVRRLMDDKLIHRVFRKGERKDLYQAEQDYFKFFTSVFSRRWQREVSVNMQGVRQAQPRYEALIDDPDTPEDIREDAKRKLEKITGSLPYYDFLDLLVAKTESGELFRMILDENK; translated from the coding sequence ATGGATGATATACGAAAGGAAAAAAAAGCCGAGTTGGAAGAGGGTAATCGATCCATCGAGGATAGCATTGCCGATACCATGGATATATACGGCTACACGCGTTCCGTTGGGCGGATTTATGCTATATTGTATTTGCATGGCGAGCCGATGACGCTTGATGATTTGCGGCATGAATTGGGCATGAGCAAAGGAAGTATGAGTCTGGGCGTACGCAGGTTGATGGATGATAAGCTCATTCATCGTGTTTTCAGAAAAGGAGAACGGAAGGATTTGTATCAGGCAGAACAGGATTACTTTAAATTCTTCACAAGTGTTTTTTCGCGTCGTTGGCAAAGGGAAGTAAGTGTGAACATGCAGGGCGTCCGTCAGGCTCAGCCACGATATGAAGCATTGATTGACGATCCGGATACGCCCGAGGATATCAGGGAAGATGCCAAACGAAAACTTGAAAAAATTACAGGTTCTCTGCCTTACTATGATTTCCTGGACCTGCTCGTCGCTAAAACAGAATCCGGTGAGTTATTTCGGATGATATTGGATGAAAATAAATAA
- a CDS encoding HAD family hydrolase produces MFDKDGTLLDLHLLWSSWFHQLLVKIKNKQPGVMFSDGEVAKDLGVDIEQHLILPRGPLAIGTMQDSAIIVALHLYRQKLPWNEAVQTVRNSMEDVNATIDWNRYLQPLQGLISFLEKASQNDVQMAVVTSDDTDIAEEHLHLLNIHHFFHSIIGSDQIDRPKPFPDIGHKACQKLMVDPAHVAVIGDTNGDMNLGDNLNAKVNIGIVAHDDPNASHLTDADHIIHDYGELSIHT; encoded by the coding sequence TTGTTTGATAAAGATGGGACCCTTCTTGATCTACACTTGCTATGGAGTTCTTGGTTTCATCAGCTTTTGGTAAAGATTAAAAATAAGCAACCAGGGGTTATGTTTAGTGATGGGGAAGTAGCAAAGGATCTAGGGGTGGATATTGAACAGCATCTTATTTTACCTAGAGGTCCCTTGGCAATAGGAACAATGCAGGATAGTGCCATTATTGTTGCTTTACACCTATATCGGCAGAAACTCCCGTGGAATGAAGCAGTTCAAACGGTGCGGAACAGTATGGAGGATGTCAATGCAACGATTGATTGGAATCGATATTTGCAACCGCTTCAAGGATTGATATCTTTTTTGGAAAAAGCGTCTCAAAATGATGTGCAGATGGCGGTCGTTACATCCGACGATACGGATATTGCCGAGGAACACTTACATTTATTGAATATCCATCATTTTTTTCATAGTATCATAGGATCTGACCAAATTGACCGGCCTAAACCTTTTCCTGACATTGGGCATAAGGCATGTCAAAAACTAATGGTTGATCCGGCGCATGTCGCTGTCATTGGGGATACAAACGGCGATATGAATTTGGGTGACAATTTAAATGCAAAGGTTAATATCGGAATCGTTGCCCATGACGATCCAAATGCTTCGCACTTGACCGATGCTGACCATATTATTCATGACTATGGTGAATTATCGATCCATACATGA
- a CDS encoding extracellular solute-binding protein translates to MKLKLPGVLLGAVFALTACGDDDSVSIYTHNVEDEMQPMVSDMEEETGINADFLNLSSEEGFSRAESEFPDVGAEVHWGQLHSLALLAQEEDMLGSYQSPEWEDVPDEFKDPDGQWYGWSYWYNELAVNTDIVDELGLDTPSSWEDLIDPQYEGEIVMPDPSVSGTGFLFVSTIIQMLGEEEAWEYFEQLDENVGQYVESADVPGQLAAQGEYAVGITWDQAVTEFVEEGYPIEGVVPDEGVGYDLDVIFIYDGYEDDENVQEIIDYVGSEAGMESAAEHRSMVTKPDIEGTAGDEEPNIIDYDALWAAENRQDIQDEWDSRFNS, encoded by the coding sequence ATGAAACTTAAATTACCTGGTGTGTTACTAGGGGCCGTTTTTGCATTAACTGCATGCGGCGATGATGACAGTGTCTCGATCTATACACATAACGTAGAAGATGAAATGCAACCCATGGTATCGGATATGGAAGAAGAAACCGGTATAAATGCCGATTTTCTTAATTTATCCAGCGAAGAAGGATTTAGCCGGGCTGAATCGGAATTCCCGGATGTTGGAGCAGAGGTACACTGGGGACAGTTGCATAGCTTAGCTCTTCTTGCTCAAGAAGAAGACATGCTAGGTTCTTATCAATCGCCTGAATGGGAAGATGTCCCTGATGAATTTAAGGACCCGGATGGACAATGGTATGGCTGGTCTTATTGGTACAATGAGTTGGCCGTAAATACAGATATCGTGGATGAATTAGGCTTGGACACTCCATCTTCTTGGGAAGACCTCATTGACCCTCAATATGAAGGAGAAATTGTCATGCCGGATCCCAGTGTTTCAGGAACAGGCTTTCTATTCGTATCCACTATTATTCAAATGTTGGGTGAAGAAGAAGCATGGGAGTACTTTGAACAATTGGATGAAAATGTAGGCCAATATGTGGAATCAGCTGACGTCCCGGGACAATTGGCTGCTCAAGGAGAATACGCAGTGGGCATTACCTGGGATCAAGCTGTAACTGAATTTGTCGAAGAAGGATACCCAATTGAAGGAGTCGTCCCAGATGAAGGCGTAGGCTATGACTTGGATGTCATCTTTATTTACGATGGCTATGAAGATGATGAAAATGTCCAGGAAATCATAGATTATGTCGGTTCAGAGGCAGGGATGGAATCTGCTGCAGAGCACCGCTCTATGGTTACAAAACCAGACATTGAAGGGACTGCCGGAGATGAAGAACCGAATATAATTGATTATGACGCGCTTTGGGCAGCGGAAAATCGCCAAGATATTCAAGATGAATGGGACAGTCGTTTTAATAGCTAG
- a CDS encoding ABC transporter permease: MRFKSTWKRFFSEPGFAVAAIIVAALLIFFILLPLSAVLLRSFGVGAEGFTMEYYQQFFQHSSYFQALLNSVGVGIVTTSIVISISVPFALYVTRTKSTLSKAYRGLSLLPLVAPPFIFSLSLIILFGRRGVVTNYLNDMFGVEFSIYGFWGVVVAQVLGFFPVAYMMIETSLRSMNPSLEHASRDLGASQTRTLFKVSLPLASTSILKASLIVFVMALADFSNPLIIGGETSFLASDAYLLVTGQQNMEMAAVLGVFLIVPSLIVFLFQTYFIKDTDTTSISGSAGNQNASLNKGLQGITFGISTLMTFFIVIMFIMVVLGAFVQIIGVDNTFTLDHFSDQSGWGFIYTSVIVSLFAALLAAGLGLLQGYLTVRKNIPAKKFLEFVALFGLAVPGTVMGIGYVLIFNGPPFFLTGTVLLLVLNMAFRKIGVGLESGISKLQQIDPSMEEASADLGAKPTRTIRKIVMPLLSPAFMSGFVYTFMTAMVSVSSVIFLISPGTNLASAYILNLANQAALGRASAMSVIMIAIVLVCMAILKWLERRSNSGI; encoded by the coding sequence GTGCGATTTAAATCTACATGGAAACGTTTTTTCTCTGAACCGGGATTTGCAGTGGCAGCCATTATTGTGGCTGCCCTGCTGATTTTCTTCATATTGCTGCCTCTTTCGGCGGTCTTGCTGCGAAGCTTTGGTGTCGGTGCCGAGGGATTTACGATGGAGTATTATCAACAATTCTTTCAACACTCCTCATACTTTCAGGCTTTGTTAAATAGCGTTGGGGTGGGTATTGTTACAACCAGTATTGTTATTTCCATCAGCGTACCCTTTGCTTTATATGTGACGCGAACGAAAAGTACACTATCAAAAGCGTATAGAGGGCTATCTTTACTGCCTCTTGTGGCACCTCCTTTTATCTTTTCATTATCATTAATTATTTTATTCGGTAGGCGGGGAGTTGTAACCAATTATCTTAACGATATGTTTGGTGTGGAATTTAGCATTTATGGATTTTGGGGAGTAGTCGTTGCGCAGGTGCTCGGTTTCTTTCCGGTTGCCTATATGATGATTGAAACCTCTTTGCGTTCCATGAATCCAAGTTTGGAACATGCATCAAGGGATTTAGGAGCGAGTCAGACGCGCACGCTTTTTAAAGTATCTCTTCCCTTGGCCAGTACAAGCATTTTAAAAGCATCATTGATTGTGTTTGTTATGGCGCTTGCCGACTTTTCCAATCCGCTTATTATAGGAGGCGAAACCTCTTTTCTGGCCTCAGATGCATACTTATTGGTGACCGGGCAGCAAAACATGGAGATGGCTGCGGTTCTCGGTGTATTCTTAATCGTGCCCAGTTTAATCGTTTTCTTGTTCCAGACCTATTTTATAAAAGACACCGATACCACATCGATCAGCGGTTCAGCGGGCAATCAAAATGCTTCACTTAATAAAGGTTTGCAAGGCATTACGTTTGGCATTAGTACGTTGATGACATTTTTTATTGTCATTATGTTCATCATGGTAGTCTTGGGAGCCTTTGTGCAAATAATTGGAGTAGATAATACATTTACGTTGGATCATTTTTCGGATCAAAGTGGATGGGGCTTCATTTATACGAGTGTGATCGTTTCACTTTTTGCAGCGTTGTTAGCTGCTGGATTAGGTCTTTTACAAGGGTATTTGACCGTTCGAAAAAATATCCCTGCTAAGAAATTCCTGGAATTTGTGGCTTTATTCGGTTTGGCAGTGCCAGGTACCGTTATGGGGATCGGTTATGTGTTGATCTTTAATGGACCACCATTTTTCCTAACAGGTACAGTGCTTTTGCTTGTGCTAAATATGGCGTTTCGGAAAATTGGGGTTGGTTTGGAATCAGGGATTAGTAAATTGCAGCAAATCGATCCCTCAATGGAGGAAGCATCAGCGGACTTGGGTGCAAAACCAACACGTACCATTCGTAAAATTGTTATGCCATTATTGAGTCCGGCTTTTATGTCCGGTTTTGTGTATACGTTTATGACCGCGATGGTTTCGGTTAGCTCTGTCATTTTCCTCATTTCACCGGGAACAAACTTGGCTTCTGCTTACATTCTAAATTTGGCGAATCAAGCAGCTCTTGGCAGAGCTTCGGCCATGTCCGTCATAATGATTGCCATTGTACTCGTGTGTATGGCAATTCTTAAATGGTTAGAACGACGAAGCAACTCAGGGATTTGA
- a CDS encoding ABC transporter ATP-binding protein, which translates to MAQQDSIISLNHVNKAFDDVRAVQDISIDVNKGELVTFIGPSGCGKTTLLRTIAGFYSPTSGDIYLNGTRINDLPPEKRETGMVFQNYALFPHMTIFENVAYGLDVRKETKETKKNKVQDALAQVQLEGYEARKPSELSGGQQQRVAIARCLVLKPKVLLLDEPLSNLDANLRMIMRDEIRRLKEELDLTIIFVTHDQEEALSISDRVMVLNEGNLQQLDKPEVIYQRPSNEFVANFVGHANLLSGQVKQENNDSYFVAKDLQFAVENMDAKNGLVLIRPEMIDIHPNGSIEGVVLNRVYHGNSIRYEVKVGDTVLLADDYNVFGKDLYTKGQTIHLDIPKQLHLISA; encoded by the coding sequence GTGGCACAGCAAGATTCAATAATCAGCTTAAATCATGTAAACAAAGCTTTTGATGATGTGCGAGCTGTTCAGGACATTTCGATTGATGTGAATAAAGGGGAATTGGTGACGTTTATCGGTCCGAGCGGTTGTGGGAAAACGACATTGCTACGAACCATCGCCGGTTTTTATAGTCCCACATCCGGGGATATTTACTTGAATGGAACACGGATTAATGATCTTCCACCTGAAAAACGGGAAACCGGTATGGTATTCCAAAATTATGCATTGTTTCCCCATATGACGATTTTTGAAAATGTGGCTTACGGTTTGGATGTGCGAAAAGAAACAAAGGAAACGAAGAAAAACAAAGTGCAGGATGCTTTGGCCCAAGTGCAATTGGAAGGGTACGAAGCGCGCAAACCAAGCGAGTTAAGCGGGGGGCAGCAACAACGTGTAGCGATCGCCCGTTGTCTCGTTTTAAAACCAAAGGTATTGCTGTTGGATGAACCCTTGTCTAATTTGGATGCAAATTTACGTATGATCATGCGGGATGAAATACGCCGGCTTAAGGAAGAATTAGATTTAACCATTATCTTTGTGACACATGATCAGGAAGAAGCGTTAAGTATTTCAGATCGGGTGATGGTACTGAATGAAGGCAACTTGCAACAATTGGATAAGCCGGAAGTCATCTATCAGCGTCCGTCCAATGAATTCGTTGCAAACTTTGTCGGTCATGCCAATTTATTATCGGGCCAAGTGAAGCAAGAAAACAATGATTCCTATTTTGTCGCGAAGGACTTACAATTTGCCGTTGAAAATATGGATGCCAAAAATGGATTAGTTTTAATCCGTCCGGAAATGATCGATATTCATCCAAATGGCTCCATTGAAGGAGTCGTCTTGAATAGGGTCTACCATGGGAACTCCATACGTTACGAAGTGAAAGTGGGCGATACCGTTCTTCTTGCCGACGATTATAATGTTTTCGGAAAGGATCTATATACAAAAGGGCAAACGATTCACCTAGATATTCCCAAACAATTACATTTAATTTCAGCGTGA
- a CDS encoding carbohydrate-binding protein yields the protein MKRFMQVILAALFVIVPFNQMANAEEANCETDEWSEESTYTEGDRVLHDGEIYEAKWWTQGENPNDSGEWDVWKVASECTNDGEESLPVWSEQDTYEDGDRVQHEGTIYEAKWWTQGENPDDSGEWDVWEKIDQHELRVMSFNIWLGGDQVSFDETVRAVEEADADIVGVQEEGGNLDRLADELGYYADHNQEIISRYPIIDVGHPDYVYVEVEPEEVVAVSNVHLLHDPYGPYDIRDGFTVEQVIGNERHHMMEMRSRFHSLTELQKDDVPVFLTGDFNVPSHLDWTEETKEENFNTVVEWPVSMHLDDLGFRDSYREINESPLEFPSYTWTPGDPPGDINDDEVHDRIDFIYAAGTSITENSEVVAEVGPYSDIELENWPSDHRAVVSTFTSTSVPAPEEEVALSQMEYEVGETIDVNFYVDDQPSEKDQVAAIYPKDGDREENPLLWNYTGSNNQEPGEPKQEGTISFDEDSVSSSEWPLPAGEYEAVFLADGDDERATSSFEVLKSSESATLNVEPEQKHGEPIQVEWEDATGFPYDWVGIYPIDESPDDISSLQWQYLGGERQGSLFLDGSWGDTDVLDPGEYRIYMFENEGHDILTSTEITVVDE from the coding sequence GTGAAAAGATTTATGCAGGTAATCTTGGCAGCTCTTTTCGTGATTGTCCCATTTAATCAAATGGCCAATGCAGAGGAAGCCAACTGCGAGACTGATGAGTGGTCGGAAGAAAGCACATATACAGAAGGAGACCGCGTTTTACATGACGGGGAAATATATGAAGCCAAGTGGTGGACACAAGGCGAAAACCCGAATGATTCCGGTGAATGGGATGTATGGAAAGTGGCCTCCGAATGTACAAACGATGGGGAGGAAAGCCTGCCCGTTTGGTCAGAACAAGACACATACGAAGACGGAGATCGCGTTCAACATGAGGGGACTATTTATGAAGCCAAGTGGTGGACACAAGGCGAAAACCCAGATGATTCCGGTGAATGGGACGTATGGGAAAAAATAGATCAACATGAATTACGCGTGATGTCCTTTAACATTTGGCTTGGCGGCGATCAGGTTTCTTTTGATGAAACGGTTCGTGCTGTCGAAGAAGCAGATGCAGATATTGTCGGCGTCCAAGAAGAAGGAGGAAACTTGGATCGGTTAGCGGACGAACTTGGTTACTACGCAGATCACAACCAAGAAATCATTAGCCGTTATCCGATCATCGATGTAGGCCATCCTGATTACGTTTATGTTGAGGTTGAGCCTGAGGAAGTAGTGGCAGTAAGCAATGTCCATTTATTGCACGATCCTTACGGCCCTTATGACATAAGAGACGGATTCACCGTTGAACAAGTCATCGGAAATGAACGACACCATATGATGGAAATGAGATCCCGTTTTCACTCATTAACAGAATTGCAAAAAGATGATGTTCCTGTATTTCTAACAGGTGACTTTAATGTCCCTTCCCATCTGGATTGGACCGAGGAAACAAAAGAAGAAAATTTCAATACAGTGGTCGAATGGCCAGTTTCTATGCATTTAGACGACCTGGGTTTCCGGGATTCCTATCGTGAAATTAATGAAAGCCCCTTAGAATTTCCGAGTTATACGTGGACACCGGGAGATCCGCCGGGAGATATTAATGATGATGAAGTCCATGATCGTATTGACTTTATCTATGCTGCCGGTACTTCCATCACAGAGAATAGCGAAGTGGTAGCCGAAGTCGGGCCTTATTCCGATATTGAATTGGAGAATTGGCCTTCCGACCATCGCGCTGTAGTCTCAACCTTTACTTCCACTTCAGTGCCTGCTCCCGAAGAGGAAGTAGCTCTGTCACAAATGGAGTATGAGGTCGGAGAAACCATTGATGTGAATTTTTATGTAGACGATCAACCTTCGGAAAAAGATCAAGTCGCCGCCATCTATCCGAAAGACGGTGACCGAGAAGAGAATCCTCTTCTCTGGAACTATACCGGTTCCAATAATCAAGAACCTGGAGAGCCCAAACAGGAAGGTACAATCTCTTTTGACGAGGATTCTGTTTCTTCCAGTGAATGGCCACTTCCTGCCGGAGAATATGAAGCTGTATTTCTGGCTGATGGCGATGATGAAAGAGCAACCTCTTCCTTTGAAGTATTGAAGTCCAGTGAATCAGCAACCTTAAATGTGGAACCTGAGCAAAAACATGGTGAACCAATTCAAGTAGAATGGGAAGATGCTACCGGTTTTCCATATGATTGGGTGGGGATTTACCCGATTGACGAATCACCTGATGATATAAGCTCCTTACAATGGCAGTATCTAGGAGGCGAACGTCAAGGCTCACTATTCCTGGATGGCAGCTGGGGAGATACGGATGTTCTTGATCCGGGAGAATACCGTATTTATATGTTTGAAAATGAAGGTCATGACATCCTTACATCTACTGAAATTACAGTCGTTGATGAATAA
- the betB gene encoding betaine-aldehyde dehydrogenase: MRLQMYIDGQWVDAVDDETRDIINPFNQEVIATVAEGGEKDAKKAVAAARRAFDNGAWATTPASERGAIVHEIGRLIRSSRQELAELETLDTGKTVSESLDDMDDIANVFIYFAGLADKEGGEVIDSPIPDSESKVVREPVGVCGQITPWNYPLLQAAWKLAPALAAGNTLVMKPSEITPLTTVKVFELFEQAGVPTGVANLVLGPGNTVGAHLSESTDVDLISFTGGMQTGKKIMQAASSNVKKLALELGGKNPNIIFADADFDVAVDQSLNAAFFHAGQVCSAGARVLVESSIHDAFVDALVNRAKHIKLGNGFSEDTQSGPLISAEHREKVEKYVAIGQEEGAKLALGGKRPEAEELHQGFFYLPTIFTNCTADMRIVQEEVFGPVLTVETFETTEEAVAKANDTIYGLAGAVFTADIAKAENVVTQLRMGTVWINDFHPYFAQAPWGGYKQSGIGRELGRPGLEEYTETKHVYRNIKPEPLGWFK; this comes from the coding sequence TTGCGCTTACAAATGTATATCGACGGTCAATGGGTGGATGCTGTCGACGATGAAACACGTGATATCATCAACCCCTTTAATCAGGAAGTGATCGCGACAGTAGCGGAAGGTGGCGAAAAAGATGCAAAAAAAGCCGTTGCCGCTGCACGCCGTGCATTTGACAACGGGGCATGGGCGACAACACCGGCGAGTGAACGTGGAGCGATCGTTCATGAGATCGGTCGGTTGATTCGTTCGTCTCGTCAAGAACTTGCTGAGCTCGAAACGCTCGATACCGGGAAAACCGTGAGTGAGAGCCTAGATGATATGGATGATATCGCCAATGTTTTCATTTATTTTGCCGGCCTTGCTGATAAAGAGGGCGGTGAAGTGATTGATAGCCCAATTCCTGACTCCGAGAGTAAAGTCGTCCGTGAGCCGGTTGGTGTGTGTGGCCAGATCACCCCGTGGAATTACCCGTTATTGCAAGCAGCGTGGAAATTGGCGCCTGCGCTTGCCGCGGGAAATACGCTCGTGATGAAACCGAGCGAGATCACACCGCTAACGACCGTGAAAGTGTTTGAGCTTTTTGAACAAGCCGGCGTCCCTACAGGCGTGGCAAACCTTGTCCTTGGACCGGGCAATACGGTAGGTGCGCACCTATCCGAAAGCACGGACGTTGATTTGATTTCTTTCACAGGCGGCATGCAGACCGGGAAAAAAATCATGCAGGCGGCAAGCAGCAATGTGAAAAAGCTTGCCCTGGAACTGGGCGGCAAAAACCCCAACATCATCTTCGCGGACGCGGATTTTGATGTGGCAGTCGATCAATCATTAAACGCGGCTTTCTTCCACGCGGGACAAGTGTGTTCGGCCGGTGCGCGCGTGCTCGTTGAAAGCTCCATTCATGACGCATTCGTCGATGCCCTGGTCAACCGGGCGAAGCATATTAAACTCGGCAATGGCTTCTCCGAAGATACGCAATCCGGGCCGCTCATTTCTGCCGAGCACCGCGAGAAGGTAGAAAAATATGTTGCTATCGGCCAAGAGGAGGGCGCAAAACTTGCCCTTGGAGGAAAACGACCGGAAGCCGAAGAACTGCACCAAGGGTTCTTTTATCTGCCGACGATTTTCACCAATTGTACAGCGGATATGCGCATCGTGCAGGAAGAAGTCTTTGGCCCGGTGCTGACGGTAGAAACATTTGAAACAACAGAAGAGGCAGTGGCGAAGGCGAATGACACGATCTATGGACTCGCAGGCGCGGTCTTCACGGCAGACATTGCAAAGGCGGAAAACGTTGTTACCCAACTTCGTATGGGCACCGTTTGGATCAATGATTTCCACCCTTATTTTGCCCAGGCGCCTTGGGGCGGTTACAAGCAATCGGGCATCGGCCGTGAACTGGGACGTCCCGGCCTGGAGGAATATACGGAGACGAAGCACGTCTATCGAAACATCAAACCGGAACCTTTGGGATGGTTTAAATAA